CCAGAAGAAAAGGTACGGTCTCCGTGGGCATCATGGGATGGTACCCCGCTTGCGGAGGCCGGAGACGCAAAGATGACCGTCCACTCTTCCCTCAGGTGACCTGGGATGGTCATTCGGGCAGCATGGCCCGCACCCAGCAGGCAGCCCAAGCCAACATCACCCTGCAAGAGCAGATTGAGGCGATCCATAAGGCCAAGGGGCTAGTGCCAGAGGACGACAGCAAGGAGAAGATCGGCCCAAGCAAGCCCAACGAGATGCCGCAACAGCCACCGCCTCCACCACCCTCCTCGGCCCCCAACATGCCGACCAACGCCCCGCCAATCGCGTCTGTGCCTCGCCCGCCTTCGGTAGGCGTTGCCATTTCCGTACAAACATTGTAAGACCCTTCCCTGACCCCAAAGTAATCTGATTTCTGTACTCCAGATGCCGCCCCCCGTCCGCACGACTGTGGTCAGCGCCGTCCCGGTCATGCCCCGTCCCCCGATGACTTCCGTCGTCCGCTTGCCGCCGGGGTCCGTGATCGCCACGCCGATGCCGCCCATCATCCACGCCCCCCGGATCAATGTTGTGCCGATGCCGCCAACGGCTCCCCCCATTATGGCACCGCGCCCACCTCCCATGATCGTGCCGACAGGTCAGTATCTCTTCTGTCTATCTATGGTGTCTAGATctagggaagtcatagtgccactccattctgctttgggaataataatcctgtgtccagttctgggcgccacaattcagttACAAGATGgaggatgtccagaggagggtgaccaaaatggtgaagggtctggacaccatgaaaccctatgaggaacgacttagggagctggggatgtttagcctggagaagagaaggttaagaggtgatattgaag
The window above is part of the Sceloporus undulatus isolate JIND9_A2432 ecotype Alabama unplaced genomic scaffold, SceUnd_v1.1 scaffold_838, whole genome shotgun sequence genome. Proteins encoded here:
- the LOC121917804 gene encoding splicing factor 3A subunit 1-like: MARTQQAAQANITLQEQIEAIHKAKGLVPEDDSKEKIGPSKPNEMPQQPPPPPPSSAPNMPTNAPPIASVPRPPSMPPPVRTTVVSAVPVMPRPPMTSVVRLPPGSVIATPMPPIIHAPRINVVPMPPTAPPIMAPRPPPMIVPTGYRQGPVSAPGNSLKRCHCVLKRV